The Ignicoccus hospitalis KIN4/I genome includes the window CGGGGCCCGGCGTGGGGGGCCCGTGCCTCACGAAAGATCCCTACATGTTGGCAGAACCCATGGAGGATACGTCTAAAAACTTAATAATCACGGCTAGAAAAATAAATGAGAGGATGCCTCACCACTTCGCGGAGCTCGTCAAGAACATGGTAAAGCGCGGGGAGAAGGTGGCGCTTCTAGGGCTAGCCTACAAAGGAGGGGTGGACGACATAAGGGAAAGCCCCACCTTGAAGATCTACGACCTCCTCAAAGACGATTACGAGGTGGCCGTACACGACCCCTACGTTAAGGAAGCTCCGATACCCTTCACCAACGACTTGTTGAGCGCGGTGAGGGGGGCGAGCTTGATAGCAGTAGTTACCGACCACCCAGATTACAAGGAAATAGACTGGGGGGAGGTGGCCAAGGTAGTTAAAGAGAAGAAAGTGTTGGACGGCAGGAACGTGGTACCTAAGGAAGAAGTGTTGAAATTCGGGTTCGTCTACAAGGCGTTGGGCGTGGGCACTTGATAGCCGTGGTCGTGGGCACCAGGCCAGAAATAATAAAGATGGCGCCGGTGGTCCTCGAGCTCGAGAGCAGAGGAATAGACTACACCTTCGTTCACACCGGCCAACACTACGACTACGAAATGTCGAAGATTTTCATAGAGGAGTTGGGGCTGCCGGAGCCCCACTTCAGCTTCGAGTTGAAGGGCTCCACCCCGGGAGAGCAAATAGGCGAAATGATAATCCACTTGGACAAAATTTCGCAAGAGAGGAAGCCTAAGGTGGTCGCCGTCCAAGGCGACACCAACAGCATGGTGGCAGCGGCGATCGCGGCGCTGAAGGTCGGGGCGGAGGTCGCCCACGTGGAGGCGGGGCTGCGGAGCTACGACTGGAGGATGCCAGAAGAGCACAACAGGAGGATGATAGACCACGTGTCCAAATACCTCTTCGCCCCCACGGAAGACGCGAAGAGGAACTTGGAGGAGGAGATGGTTTACGGAGAGATTTACGTAACCGGCAACACAGTCATCGACGCGTTAGACAGATACATGGGCTTGGCCGAAGAGAGGTCGAAGGAGGTGTTAGAAAAGGTACCCTTCGACGAGTTCGGCGTGGTTACCTTCCACCGCGCCGAGAACGTCGACAACCCACAAACGCTTAAGGACTTCGTTAGGATACTGGAGAGGTCGCCCATACCCTTGGTATACCCAGTTCACCCCAGGACTAGGAAGAGGTTGCTCGAGTTCGGCTTGTGGGACAGAGTAAAGAGAATACCTCACTTGATGATCACTGAGCCTTTGGGTTACCTAGAATTCATAGGCCTGTTGAAGAACTCGAAGATAGTCTTGTCCGACTCCGGAGGGTTGCAAGAAGAAGTCACCCACCCCAAGATACGCAAGCGGATAATCGTTCTGAGGACCTCAACCGAGAGGCCCGAGGCCATAAAGAGCGGGTTCGCCTACGTAGTGGGCACCAACCCGGTAGTTGTGCTGGCTACCTTGGAGAGGGCCTTGAACGAGGGCGCCCCGCTCCCGGAGGCATCGCCTTTTGGGGACGGCAAAGCTGGTAAGAGGATAGTGGACGTCTTGGAGAGGGTCGGGTCGTGAAGGTGTGCATGCGGGTGGTAAAGGTCGAGGGCGAGTGCGCCGCCGGCTACGAGGTCGGGGACGAAATATGCTTCGAAGGGTTTAGGCTGGTCTCCTTTACTAAGCCCGTCTGCTTACACTTGTTGGCCTCCGCTCTACACGTGGTATACGCGATGTTAAAGGGGATAAATCCCGAAGAGATGGGCTTCGAGGACGGGTTGTTGAGGTGCCCGGACCCGAAGAGAGGGAGCGTTACGGTGAAGTTGGAAAGGCGGTAGCGCTGGAGGTCCTCTCGCTTTTTGCACTAACTCTGACGCCGCCCTACGTAGAGGCAGTCTTGGGCGCCCTGGTCGCGTGGTACTTCTACTCCCGAATAATGTTGGTCGGGCCGTTCGAGGGCAGCTCGGGGCGCCTCTTGGCCTTCTTAATCGTTGCCCTCCCCTACCCGCTGCTGGCGCTTGCTTTAGCGGACGCGGACCTCCTCTACGGCCTCCTCATAGCTTTTGCGTACTGGGTGAGAGTTTGGAGGTGACGCTGGTCTACAACGTCCCCAAGCCCTTTGGCGGGGCGTACGTGCACTTGCTGAACAACGTCTTGGGCGCCGCGAGGGCGGGCTTCGCGGTGAAGCTCTTCCCTCGCACGGGGATCTCCAAATACATTAAGGAGGACTTGAAGTTCCTGGGGTTCGACATAGCTGTAGAGGAAGCAGACGGGGTCGAGGGGTTGGTGTACCTACGCCCTTCGGACATAAGGAGCGACCTCAAGTACGTCAGGAACATAAATAACATAGACGTGATTGAAGTTAACTCCATGCCCTTGTGGCTCGCGGCGGAAGGCGCTGTAGGGCTCAAGGGGCCGGCGAAGTTCCTCGCGTCGGTCGTTAGGGATGTATTGGTCAGAATTATGTTAATGAGGTCTAAAAGAGTGGTTACGGTAAGTTCGATGGCGGCTAAGCTGTTAAAGAGGGACGCGCTGGTCGAGGCGAGGGTGGTGCCCAACCAGCCCTTACCCGGCATGGGGGAGAGGGTCGGGGCCGGGAGGTACTTGTGCTTCCCCTCCTCCTACTATTACAGCTACCAAGGTTTGGACGTCTTCTTGAAGGCTGTGAAGATGTTCGACCTAAAGGACTACGTATTGCTAATAGGTAAGGTCAACGTCGGCGGCTTGAAGAGCGTGGTCGCCAAGGGCGTTAGGGAGCTAGTTAAGGCATATTCGCTCTGCAAGGCAGTGATATCGCCGCATAAAGACAGCACCCCCGTCCCGTTCTTCGGGTCCCCGACCAAGGTGGTAGACGCCTTAGCCGCTAACAAAGCCTTAGTCGTCTCAGACTTGCCCAGCATAAGGGAGA containing:
- the wecB gene encoding non-hydrolyzing UDP-N-acetylglucosamine 2-epimerase, with product MVVGTRPEIIKMAPVVLELESRGIDYTFVHTGQHYDYEMSKIFIEELGLPEPHFSFELKGSTPGEQIGEMIIHLDKISQERKPKVVAVQGDTNSMVAAAIAALKVGAEVAHVEAGLRSYDWRMPEEHNRRMIDHVSKYLFAPTEDAKRNLEEEMVYGEIYVTGNTVIDALDRYMGLAEERSKEVLEKVPFDEFGVVTFHRAENVDNPQTLKDFVRILERSPIPLVYPVHPRTRKRLLEFGLWDRVKRIPHLMITEPLGYLEFIGLLKNSKIVLSDSGGLQEEVTHPKIRKRIIVLRTSTERPEAIKSGFAYVVGTNPVVVLATLERALNEGAPLPEASPFGDGKAGKRIVDVLERVGS
- a CDS encoding glycosyltransferase, whose protein sequence is MTLVYNVPKPFGGAYVHLLNNVLGAARAGFAVKLFPRTGISKYIKEDLKFLGFDIAVEEADGVEGLVYLRPSDIRSDLKYVRNINNIDVIEVNSMPLWLAAEGAVGLKGPAKFLASVVRDVLVRIMLMRSKRVVTVSSMAAKLLKRDALVEARVVPNQPLPGMGERVGAGRYLCFPSSYYYSYQGLDVFLKAVKMFDLKDYVLLIGKVNVGGLKSVVAKGVRELVKAYSLCKAVISPHKDSTPVPFFGSPTKVVDALAANKALVVSDLPSIRETIEANLKGGWDCIRFVKSGDPVSLGEAMVEVLREGPECNYELKEGPISRFWLELYNEEAK
- a CDS encoding TIGR04076 family protein, with the protein product MKVCMRVVKVEGECAAGYEVGDEICFEGFRLVSFTKPVCLHLLASALHVVYAMLKGINPEEMGFEDGLLRCPDPKRGSVTVKLERR